A genomic segment from Streptomyces sp. NBC_00459 encodes:
- a CDS encoding YihY/virulence factor BrkB family protein, with the protein MQAASEPPESPSGRLHRARVLYRNVSKRRTAWLLLKDTVNSCIEYRILGLAAEAAFFTLLSVPPLLLSLIGLLGYVDDWTGTDTITSLETNILEASRTVLSDKGVAEIARPILNDVMKGGRPDVISIGFLFALWSGSRAVNVFIDTITVMYGLDGVRGIVKTRLVAFVLFVVALLIGSVALPLMVAGPDAVLSVLPWSETLVQVLYWPVVILLSIAFLTTLFHVSVPVRSPWIEDVPGALMALAMWVFGSFLLRIYLTKTIEGATIYGSLAAAVAVLLWVGVSAFAVLVGAAVNAAIDRVWPAAATAAARAANERIRKEEAAEYVARMSAARAYEPDDPDDCDMPSEFPERWSRFLPPEDVTSRLRAHVKSTPKTGEGPPPEK; encoded by the coding sequence GTGCAGGCAGCAAGTGAACCTCCAGAGAGCCCCAGCGGCCGACTCCACCGTGCGCGCGTCCTCTACCGGAACGTCTCCAAGCGCAGGACCGCGTGGCTGTTGCTCAAGGACACCGTCAACTCGTGCATCGAGTACCGGATCCTGGGTCTGGCGGCGGAGGCTGCCTTCTTCACGCTGCTCTCCGTGCCGCCACTGCTGTTGAGCCTGATCGGGCTGCTCGGCTACGTCGACGACTGGACCGGCACCGACACCATCACCAGCCTGGAGACCAACATCCTGGAGGCGTCCCGCACGGTCCTGTCGGACAAGGGCGTCGCGGAGATCGCCCGGCCGATCCTGAACGACGTGATGAAGGGCGGCCGGCCCGACGTCATCTCCATAGGATTCCTGTTCGCCCTCTGGTCCGGCTCGCGCGCGGTGAACGTCTTCATCGACACCATCACCGTGATGTACGGCCTCGACGGCGTCCGCGGCATCGTCAAGACCCGGCTCGTCGCCTTCGTGCTGTTCGTCGTGGCACTGCTGATCGGCTCGGTCGCGCTGCCGCTGATGGTGGCGGGTCCGGACGCCGTGCTCAGCGTCCTGCCGTGGTCGGAGACGCTCGTACAGGTCCTGTACTGGCCCGTGGTGATCCTGCTGTCCATCGCCTTCCTGACGACGCTGTTCCACGTGTCGGTGCCCGTGCGTTCCCCGTGGATCGAGGACGTCCCGGGCGCGCTCATGGCCCTCGCCATGTGGGTGTTCGGCAGCTTCCTGCTGCGTATCTACCTGACCAAGACGATCGAGGGCGCCACGATCTACGGATCGCTCGCCGCCGCCGTCGCCGTCCTCCTGTGGGTCGGCGTGTCCGCGTTCGCGGTGCTCGTCGGGGCCGCCGTCAACGCGGCGATCGACCGTGTCTGGCCCGCCGCCGCCACCGCCGCCGCACGAGCCGCCAACGAACGGATTCGCAAGGAGGAGGCCGCCGAGTACGTCGCCCGGATGTCGGCCGCCCGGGCCTACGAGCCCGACGACCCCGACGACTGCGACATGCCCTCCGAGTTCCCGGAACGCTGGTCGCGCTTCCTGCCCCCGGAGGACGTGACGTCCCGGCTGCGGGCGCACGTGAAGAGCACGCCCAAGACAGGGGAGGGCCCGCCCCCCGAGAAGTGA
- a CDS encoding NmrA family NAD(P)-binding protein — translation MTQNTENRQSDDSGRDGTTVVVTGASGRTGSRVAEAVRGAGLTVRAASRAQGFDWTDRTTWADALAGADAAYLMYPSDVGSPCATEGVGALAREAVGLGVRRLVLLSARGEEQARATEEALKSSGADWTVVQASWFAQNFSEGPLVEGLRHGELVFPAGEVREPFLDVRDIADVVTAVFVSGERYVGRTLELTGPRLLSFREAVAEIAAATGSGLTYTPVPARAYGETLEGFGVPPEEAAFLVEVFEGLLDGRNSRLTDGVRQVLGREPREFSDFVRENAAAGVWKV, via the coding sequence ATGACGCAGAACACGGAGAACAGGCAGAGCGACGACAGTGGCCGCGACGGTACGACCGTGGTCGTCACCGGGGCCTCCGGGCGGACCGGCAGCCGGGTCGCCGAGGCGGTGCGCGGCGCCGGGCTCACCGTGCGGGCCGCGTCCCGTGCGCAGGGCTTCGACTGGACGGATCGGACCACCTGGGCGGACGCCCTCGCGGGTGCGGACGCCGCGTATCTGATGTATCCCTCGGACGTGGGTTCGCCCTGCGCGACCGAGGGCGTCGGGGCGCTGGCCCGGGAGGCGGTGGGGCTCGGGGTGCGGCGGCTGGTGCTGCTGTCGGCGCGCGGGGAGGAGCAGGCCCGGGCGACGGAGGAGGCGTTGAAGTCGTCGGGCGCGGACTGGACGGTCGTACAGGCCTCGTGGTTCGCGCAGAACTTCAGCGAGGGGCCGCTGGTGGAGGGGCTGCGCCACGGTGAACTCGTCTTCCCCGCAGGCGAGGTGAGGGAGCCGTTCCTCGATGTGCGGGACATCGCGGACGTGGTCACCGCCGTGTTCGTGTCCGGGGAGCGGTATGTGGGGCGGACGTTGGAGCTGACCGGGCCGCGGCTGCTGAGTTTCCGGGAGGCGGTGGCGGAGATCGCCGCGGCGACGGGCAGCGGGCTGACGTACACGCCGGTACCGGCGCGGGCGTACGGGGAGACGCTGGAGGGGTTCGGGGTGCCGCCGGAGGAGGCCGCGTTCCTGGTGGAGGTCTTCGAGGGGCTCCTCGACGGCCGCAACTCCCGTCTCACGGACGGCGTCCGGCAGGTCCTCGGCCGTGAGCCGCGCGAGTTCTCCGACTTCGTACGGGAGAACGCGGCGGCCGGGGTGTGGAAGGTGTGA
- a CDS encoding AraC family transcriptional regulator, with product MDALAGLLEGPRARGAFMIRACFDPPWCVRVEDEALLTVMLMVRGDAWITPDAGERLHLRAGDLAIARGPAPYTCADDPATPPQAVILPGAECRYPDGRSLNGVMDLGVRTWGDRLDGSAVMLIGTYLMQGEISGRLLDALPPLLSLTSDVWQCPLTPLLMDEVGRDEPGQEVVLDRLLDLLVIAALRAWFSRPEAAAPAWYGALADPVVGRVLRLVQDDPTHPWTVASLAAEAGLSRAALARRFTDLVGEPPMTYLTGWRLALAADRLRDTDHTLDAIARQVGYGSAFALSSAFKRVYGISPQEHRARRDPVRI from the coding sequence ATGGATGCCCTTGCAGGCCTGTTGGAGGGTCCACGCGCGCGTGGCGCCTTCATGATCCGCGCGTGTTTCGACCCGCCGTGGTGCGTGCGCGTCGAGGACGAGGCACTCCTGACGGTGATGCTCATGGTGCGGGGCGACGCCTGGATCACCCCGGACGCGGGGGAGCGGCTGCATCTGCGGGCCGGCGACCTGGCCATCGCGCGCGGCCCCGCCCCCTACACCTGCGCGGACGACCCGGCGACGCCCCCGCAGGCGGTGATCCTGCCCGGCGCCGAGTGCCGCTATCCGGACGGCCGTTCGCTGAACGGGGTGATGGACCTCGGAGTACGCACCTGGGGCGACCGTCTCGACGGCTCGGCCGTGATGCTGATCGGCACATATCTCATGCAGGGCGAGATCAGCGGCCGGCTGCTCGACGCCCTGCCGCCGCTGCTGTCGCTCACCTCCGACGTGTGGCAGTGCCCCCTGACACCGCTGCTCATGGACGAGGTGGGGCGCGACGAACCCGGCCAGGAAGTGGTCCTGGACCGACTGCTCGACCTGCTGGTCATCGCGGCCCTGAGGGCCTGGTTCTCCCGCCCGGAGGCGGCGGCCCCGGCCTGGTACGGGGCGCTGGCGGACCCGGTCGTGGGGCGCGTACTGCGTCTGGTCCAGGACGACCCCACCCACCCCTGGACAGTGGCCTCACTGGCCGCCGAGGCCGGGCTGTCGCGGGCCGCCCTGGCCCGCCGGTTCACCGACCTGGTGGGCGAACCCCCGATGACCTACCTCACCGGCTGGCGCCTGGCCCTGGCCGCCGACCGCCTGCGCGACACGGACCACACCCTCGACGCGATCGCCCGCCAGGTCGGCTACGGCAGCGCCTTCGCCCTGTCCAGCGCCTTCAAGCGGGTGTACGGGATCAGTCCTCAGGAACATCGGGCGCGGCGGGACCCGGTGCGGATCTAG
- a CDS encoding helix-turn-helix transcriptional regulator produces the protein MYEERPSRLPGATVWTNTPAGLGDARPVLPDGCMDLLWSEGRLLVAGPDTRPYVPEGAPAHWAGVRFRPGTAPALLGVPAHELRDRRVELADLWGAAEVRRLRARFDAVADPATALEELALERAAHTERPDPLLDGLVEALRAGRPVARTADELGLSARQLHRRSLTAFGYGPKTLARILRLQRALALARKGMPFAETAARAGYADQAHLARDVRELTGMPLGRLLGGGGDG, from the coding sequence GTGTACGAGGAACGGCCCTCCCGACTGCCGGGCGCCACGGTGTGGACGAACACCCCGGCCGGCCTCGGCGACGCGCGGCCCGTTCTGCCCGACGGCTGCATGGACCTGCTGTGGAGCGAGGGCCGGTTGCTGGTCGCGGGTCCCGACACCCGCCCGTACGTTCCGGAAGGCGCCCCCGCGCACTGGGCGGGCGTCCGCTTCCGTCCCGGCACGGCGCCGGCCCTGTTGGGCGTACCCGCGCACGAACTCCGCGACCGGCGCGTCGAGTTGGCCGACCTGTGGGGAGCGGCCGAGGTGCGACGCCTGAGGGCACGCTTCGACGCGGTGGCGGACCCGGCGACGGCGCTGGAAGAGCTGGCACTGGAACGGGCGGCGCACACGGAGCGGCCGGACCCCCTGCTGGACGGCCTGGTCGAGGCTCTGCGGGCGGGCCGCCCGGTCGCGCGTACGGCCGACGAACTGGGCCTGAGCGCACGCCAGTTGCACCGCCGCTCCCTCACCGCCTTCGGCTACGGCCCCAAGACGCTGGCCCGCATCCTCCGCCTCCAGCGAGCGCTCGCCCTGGCCCGGAAGGGGATGCCCTTCGCGGAGACGGCCGCCCGTGCGGGGTACGCCGACCAGGCCCACCTCGCCCGGGACGTACGGGAGTTGACGGGGATGCCGCTCGGGAGGCTACTCGGTGGGGGAGGGGACGGCTGA
- a CDS encoding VOC family protein yields the protein MTSQPTPRPTPRFDAIGIVTADLAASVAFYRRLGLDFPEGAEQQPHVEAELPGGMRLLLDTEETVRSFRPGWRPPSGGGRTGLAVLCGSAAEVDSLYEELVGAGYRSELKPWDAVWGQRYACVLDPDGNGVDLFAPLDSAVPSPTE from the coding sequence ATGACTTCACAACCGACCCCACGCCCCACGCCCCGGTTCGACGCCATCGGCATCGTCACCGCCGACCTCGCGGCCTCCGTCGCCTTCTACCGTCGACTCGGGCTCGACTTCCCCGAGGGGGCCGAGCAGCAGCCGCATGTCGAGGCCGAACTCCCGGGCGGGATGCGGCTGTTGCTGGACACCGAGGAGACGGTCCGGTCCTTCCGCCCCGGGTGGCGGCCCCCCAGCGGCGGCGGGCGGACCGGGCTGGCCGTACTGTGCGGCTCGGCCGCCGAAGTCGACTCCCTGTACGAGGAGTTGGTGGGTGCGGGGTATCGGAGCGAGCTGAAGCCGTGGGACGCCGTATGGGGACAGCGGTACGCGTGTGTGCTCGACCCGGACGGCAACGGCGTCGATCTGTTCGCCCCGCTGGACTCAGCCGTCCCCTCCCCCACCGAGTAG
- a CDS encoding RICIN domain-containing protein has product MRKHTRAHRLLTASTVLFAGGVLLLPTPTVAQPENQESRDSAAVVSGAAFQVRNPQTGKCMTVAGGRSTENNVRLVQFNCDTDPSRRWKLTGGNDNSYQLVNAQTRKCATVAGGRSTENNVELVQFDCDSDPSRRWSLVNWDGGAYELVNDQTGKCATVAGGRSTENNIPLVQFDCDRDRSRTWTLNLAG; this is encoded by the coding sequence ATGCGCAAGCACACTCGGGCACATCGGCTTCTGACGGCGTCGACGGTCCTGTTCGCCGGCGGCGTCCTGCTGCTGCCGACTCCCACCGTCGCCCAGCCGGAGAATCAGGAATCGCGGGACTCCGCGGCAGTGGTCTCGGGAGCCGCGTTCCAGGTCAGGAACCCGCAGACCGGCAAGTGCATGACGGTCGCGGGCGGGCGTTCGACCGAGAACAACGTACGGCTCGTCCAGTTCAACTGCGACACGGACCCCTCGCGCCGCTGGAAGCTCACCGGCGGAAACGACAACTCCTACCAGCTCGTCAACGCGCAGACACGCAAGTGCGCGACGGTCGCGGGCGGACGCTCGACCGAGAACAACGTCGAACTGGTCCAGTTCGACTGCGACTCGGACCCCTCGCGCCGTTGGAGCCTCGTCAACTGGGACGGCGGCGCCTACGAACTCGTCAACGACCAGACGGGCAAGTGCGCGACGGTCGCCGGCGGCCGGTCCACCGAGAACAACATCCCACTGGTGCAGTTCGACTGTGACAGGGACCGGTCCCGCACCTGGACCCTGAACCTGGCGGGCTGA
- a CDS encoding carboxylesterase/lipase family protein translates to MRDESKQPVVRTPYGDVRGRYEGDGIAVFRGIPYAAPPFGPRRFRPPVPPTPWDGVRDAGGFGPTAPKPPYSEAFARLLSDPVVPGDDCLNLNVWTPEPGHGARLPVMVWIHGGALTRGSSAVPVYDGHAFARDGVVLVSVNYRLGVEGYGLFPDAPPNPGLRDQLAALEWVRASVAAFGGDPDRVTVFGQSAGAISVGALLASPRARGLFRRAVLQSGPPEVSDRDKVRRMVRRMATRLKIPATAEAFAAVDRELLLRVQGEVGRLSSPVLGGPAFGIVVDGDLVPRDPLEALVDGAAADVDLLLGWTRDEYRLWLVPGGLMERVDRLGAVALAGAMARCHCGPEVPRGYRTLHPDAGTADLVGQLVTDHLLRVPLHRLADARGEGGSAHVYEFAWPSDQPGLGACHALELGFVFGTHLAPESAKLAGQGAPEELAEAMHTAWVRFAVDGDPGWRPWDASHPVRVFGDGDPHTVEGPRDRELALWAADRAAAPPTAPESEPGSAVRPRLPLRGVRGAEPLSVVRRLRRPGGVPRR, encoded by the coding sequence ATGAGGGACGAATCGAAGCAGCCCGTCGTGCGGACGCCCTACGGGGACGTCCGTGGCAGGTACGAGGGCGACGGGATCGCCGTGTTCCGCGGCATCCCGTACGCCGCACCGCCCTTCGGCCCCCGCCGGTTCCGGCCGCCCGTGCCGCCCACCCCCTGGGACGGGGTGCGCGACGCGGGCGGCTTCGGTCCCACCGCGCCGAAACCGCCGTACTCCGAGGCCTTCGCCCGGCTGCTGTCGGACCCCGTGGTGCCCGGCGACGACTGTCTCAACCTCAATGTCTGGACACCTGAGCCCGGGCACGGGGCCCGTCTCCCCGTCATGGTGTGGATCCACGGCGGCGCCCTGACCCGTGGCTCCTCGGCCGTTCCCGTCTACGACGGTCACGCCTTCGCCCGTGACGGCGTGGTCCTCGTCTCCGTCAACTACCGCCTGGGCGTGGAGGGTTACGGCCTCTTCCCCGACGCGCCCCCGAACCCCGGCCTGCGGGACCAGCTGGCCGCGCTGGAGTGGGTGCGGGCGTCGGTCGCGGCCTTCGGCGGCGACCCCGACCGCGTCACCGTCTTCGGTCAGTCGGCCGGAGCGATCAGCGTCGGCGCACTACTCGCCTCCCCGCGCGCCCGGGGGCTCTTCCGGCGGGCGGTGCTGCAGAGCGGGCCGCCCGAGGTGAGCGACCGGGACAAGGTACGGCGGATGGTGCGCCGGATGGCGACCCGGCTGAAGATCCCGGCGACCGCCGAGGCCTTCGCGGCCGTCGACCGGGAACTGCTGCTGCGCGTCCAGGGAGAGGTGGGGCGGCTGAGCAGTCCCGTGCTGGGCGGGCCCGCCTTCGGCATCGTCGTGGACGGCGACCTCGTGCCCCGCGACCCCCTGGAGGCACTGGTCGACGGGGCCGCCGCCGACGTCGACCTGCTCCTGGGCTGGACCCGGGACGAGTACCGGCTGTGGCTGGTGCCCGGCGGGCTGATGGAGCGCGTCGACCGGCTCGGCGCGGTCGCCCTGGCCGGGGCGATGGCCCGCTGCCACTGCGGTCCCGAGGTTCCGCGCGGCTATCGCACCCTGCACCCGGACGCCGGCACGGCAGACCTCGTCGGCCAGCTGGTCACCGACCACCTGCTCCGCGTACCGCTGCACCGGCTCGCGGACGCGCGGGGCGAGGGCGGCAGTGCACATGTGTACGAATTTGCGTGGCCGTCCGACCAGCCCGGCCTGGGTGCCTGCCATGCCCTCGAACTGGGATTCGTGTTCGGTACTCACCTGGCCCCCGAGTCCGCCAAGCTGGCGGGCCAGGGCGCCCCGGAGGAACTCGCCGAGGCCATGCACACGGCGTGGGTGCGCTTCGCCGTCGACGGTGACCCGGGCTGGCGGCCCTGGGACGCCTCGCACCCGGTGCGCGTCTTCGGTGACGGCGACCCGCACACCGTGGAAGGCCCACGGGACCGCGAACTGGCCCTGTGGGCCGCCGACCGGGCCGCCGCGCCCCCGACGGCTCCGGAGTCCGAACCCGGGTCGGCCGTGCGGCCCCGGTTGCCCCTACGGGGCGTACGGGGTGCGGAGCCGCTGTCCGTCGTACGACGTCTTCGCCGCCCCGGCGGTGTTCCCCGGCGCTGA
- a CDS encoding GntR family transcriptional regulator — protein sequence MPADRTREHTAPVAAARRRRLRADRARQLADLLRHQLLTEGFPDGVLPHEDAIGADYGASRNTVRQALDLLRTEQLVERLPGVGTVVTCQKYPHGLDRLMGLAETLHEHGHVTNEVRTMSPVPAPGPVAARLGLPARAEVLYVERLRRLGGVPLSLDLTYIPMDIGVELLGADLENTDVFRLLEQITGRRLGTAEITLEAVTADAHSAAVLEAPRGAAVLMLERLTCLSDGRPVDLEFIRFRGDRITMRGLLHRSA from the coding sequence ATGCCCGCCGACCGCACTCGCGAACACACCGCGCCCGTCGCGGCCGCGCGTCGCCGCCGGCTGCGCGCCGACCGGGCACGGCAGCTCGCCGACCTGCTCCGCCACCAGCTCCTGACCGAGGGCTTCCCCGACGGCGTACTCCCGCACGAGGACGCCATCGGCGCCGACTACGGCGCGTCCCGCAACACCGTGCGCCAGGCCCTGGACCTGCTTCGCACCGAACAGCTGGTCGAGCGGCTGCCCGGCGTCGGGACGGTCGTCACCTGCCAGAAGTACCCGCACGGCCTGGACCGGTTGATGGGGCTCGCGGAGACCCTGCACGAGCACGGCCACGTCACCAACGAGGTCCGCACCATGAGCCCGGTCCCCGCGCCCGGACCGGTCGCCGCCCGCCTCGGACTGCCGGCGCGCGCCGAGGTGCTGTACGTGGAGCGGCTGCGCCGCCTGGGCGGGGTACCGCTGTCGCTGGACCTCACCTACATCCCGATGGACATCGGCGTCGAACTCCTCGGCGCCGACCTGGAGAACACCGACGTCTTCAGGCTGCTGGAACAGATCACCGGACGGCGCCTGGGCACCGCCGAGATCACCCTGGAGGCCGTCACCGCCGACGCGCACTCCGCCGCCGTCCTGGAGGCCCCGCGCGGCGCGGCCGTACTGATGCTGGAACGGCTCACCTGTCTGTCCGACGGGCGGCCCGTGGACCTGGAGTTCATCCGCTTCCGGGGCGACCGGATCACCATGCGCGGACTGCTCCACCGGTCCGCCTGA
- a CDS encoding 4Fe-4S dicluster domain-containing protein, whose product MPLVPQRADVPVTIDESKCIDGCTLCVDMCPLDSLAIDPDTSKAYMHVDECWYCGPCAARCPTGAVTVNMPYLLR is encoded by the coding sequence ATGCCTCTCGTCCCCCAGCGTGCCGACGTGCCCGTCACGATCGACGAGTCCAAGTGCATCGACGGCTGCACCCTCTGCGTCGACATGTGCCCGCTGGACTCCCTCGCCATCGACCCGGACACCAGCAAGGCGTACATGCACGTCGACGAGTGCTGGTACTGCGGCCCCTGCGCCGCCCGCTGCCCCACCGGCGCGGTCACCGTCAACATGCCCTACCTCCTCCGGTGA
- a CDS encoding ABC transporter substrate-binding protein, with translation MASVARARARNQSRRTAPAVLAAALLLPLTACGGSADASDSKSVTVTVGYQSKTINTVTAGTLLRSLGYFESALKAQGARDGIAYKVEWQDYATGAPITAAMVAGKVDIGSMGDFPLLINASRGKQLNAPTRMVSVTGYNPRGALNTVVTAPDSKLKSLSDLRGRKVSTSVGSAADGTLVRALEQAGLDPDKDIGKLNQQPAVGASALEAGSVDALSQFVAWPGLLAFQCKAKALYDGGSLGLPTLHGVTVRDAFADQRPAVVEAFLGAQIKATAYLDAHPVTAAEKVAEVTGLPAEVVYLYNGKGGIATFDPTLKPQLVAALKKDVPLLVSAKLAGEVNVSDFVDDSYLKKAYGTGYAKAAGTTAPASRPEVWLKGASTTSTFADPAALLRYVAAHSTDVRAAYVPDATTGTRWFADKSVWVQDGTDLEPFVTEAAADTWTAAHPGARIVSYATALGQAAK, from the coding sequence ATGGCTTCCGTGGCCCGCGCCCGCGCCCGTAACCAGTCACGCAGGACCGCTCCGGCCGTCCTCGCCGCGGCCCTGCTCCTGCCGCTCACCGCGTGCGGCGGTTCCGCCGACGCCAGCGACAGCAAGTCGGTCACCGTGACCGTCGGCTACCAGTCCAAGACCATCAACACCGTCACCGCGGGGACCCTGCTGCGCTCCCTCGGCTACTTCGAGAGCGCGCTGAAGGCCCAGGGCGCCCGTGACGGCATCGCCTACAAGGTGGAGTGGCAGGACTACGCGACGGGCGCGCCGATCACCGCCGCGATGGTCGCCGGGAAGGTCGACATCGGCTCCATGGGCGACTTCCCGCTGCTCATCAACGCCTCCCGCGGCAAGCAGCTGAACGCCCCGACCCGTATGGTCTCCGTCACCGGATACAACCCGCGCGGCGCCCTCAACACCGTGGTCACCGCCCCGGACTCCAAGCTGAAGTCACTGTCCGACCTGCGCGGCAGGAAGGTGTCGACGAGCGTCGGCTCGGCCGCCGACGGCACCCTCGTACGTGCCCTGGAGCAGGCCGGGCTCGACCCCGACAAGGACATCGGCAAGCTCAACCAGCAGCCCGCTGTGGGGGCTTCGGCGCTGGAGGCGGGCAGCGTCGACGCGCTCTCCCAGTTCGTGGCCTGGCCCGGCCTGCTCGCCTTCCAGTGCAAGGCGAAGGCCCTGTACGACGGCGGCTCGCTCGGCCTGCCCACCCTCCACGGTGTCACTGTCCGCGACGCCTTCGCCGATCAGCGCCCGGCGGTCGTCGAGGCGTTCCTCGGCGCCCAGATCAAGGCCACCGCGTATCTCGACGCGCACCCGGTCACCGCCGCCGAGAAGGTCGCCGAGGTCACCGGGCTGCCCGCGGAGGTCGTCTACCTCTACAACGGCAAGGGCGGCATCGCCACCTTCGACCCCACTCTCAAGCCGCAGCTGGTCGCCGCCCTGAAGAAGGACGTCCCGCTGCTGGTCTCCGCCAAGCTCGCGGGCGAGGTGAACGTCTCCGACTTCGTCGACGACAGCTACCTCAAGAAGGCGTACGGCACCGGATACGCCAAGGCCGCCGGCACCACGGCCCCCGCCTCCAGGCCCGAGGTCTGGCTCAAGGGCGCGTCCACCACCAGCACCTTCGCCGACCCGGCCGCCCTGCTGCGCTACGTCGCCGCGCACAGCACCGACGTACGGGCCGCGTACGTCCCCGACGCCACCACCGGCACCCGCTGGTTCGCCGACAAGTCGGTGTGGGTCCAGGACGGCACCGACCTGGAGCCCTTCGTCACCGAGGCCGCCGCCGACACCTGGACCGCCGCCCACCCCGGAGCGCGGATCGTCAGCTACGCCACGGCACTGGGGCAGGCAGCGAAATGA